The genomic window CGTAGTCGGTGATCCCCTCCCAGGGGTGACGTGCAGCGGGATCACGCCTCAGGGCCTCCTCGTACTCCGCGCGGGCCTCCTCTATCATCTCGGCATAGCGTGCCAGCTCCGGGAAGGCCCGAAGCTCTTCCTCGGGGATCCAGGCGTGGATGGGGCTTCCTCCATAGGCGGCCTGGATGAGGCCTATGGGCACGCCCAGCTCCTTGTGGAGCTTCCTCCCGAACGTGTAGGCCACCGCGGAAAACCCGAACCACCCTCCGGTCACGAGGTACTCGCGCTCGGAGGGGAACCACGCGCCCGGAACATCCCTTTCCGGGAAGGGACCGGTCGACTTGGGGATGAGGTAGAGGCGGATGTGCGGGTAGTCGATGTCCTCGAGCTCCCGGTCGCGATCGGCGATGGCGGCCATGCCCATCTCCATGTTGGACTGCCCGGCACAGAGCCACACGTCACCGACCAGCACGCCCCGGAGCACCCGGACCTCGGGCTCCCCTGCGATCCTCCTCCGGTCACGCTCCGAGAGCACATAGGAGATGGTCATCTCCTCGTCCCGGGTGGACGCCTCCATGGGATCGAGCCAGACCATCCACCTGCCCTCCTCGTCCACCACGCTCCGCTTCACCTGATCTCTGAATCGCACCTCCACCGTGAGGCCCGGATGTCCGGTTCCCCACACGGGAACCGGCACCTCACGCTGAAGGACCATGTTGTTGAGGAAGAGTCTCGAGGTCTTCAAAGGGACCAGGGGTTCCGCTGTCTTCTCCATGGTCATACACCCCACGAGCAAGAGGATACTGCTCATCAGTGCAAGCAGGCGATATCCACGGCCTCCTCTCATCGTACACCTCCTTGCACCCATCCTAGCAGGATCGGAGGAGTCTGACAAGAGAAAACGGTTTCTCACCGGGATGCACGGATCCCCCCGTCCGGGAACATCCCCCTCCACCCTGCATCGAGATTGACAGGGCCTGCCTCCTGCCGTATCGTGGAGCTATGAAGATCATCATCCACGGTGCGGGGAGGGTGGGGTTCCAGCTCGCCCGGACCCTCATCCAGGAAGGACACGCGATCACCATCATCGAACAGGATCCCGCCCTGGCACGACACGCGGCCAACCTCCTCGACTGCTTCGTGCTCAACGAGCCGGGAAACCAGATCGAGACCCTCCGAAAGGCGGAGGTGGACAAGGCCGACTACTTCGTGAGCGTCACCGACTCCGACGAGATCAACATCATATCGTGCGGGCTCGCCAAGAGCGTGTTCCACACCCCCAAGACCATCGCCAGGGTGAGGAAGTTCGACTACAGCGCGAGCGAGGTGCTCGAGACCCCCCTCTTCGGCATCGACATCATCATCAACCCGGAGATAGAGACCGCCCGGATGGTGGTGCGCGCCATCCAGAGCGGGGCCATGAGCCCCATCAGCCTGTTCGAGACCTCGCACTTCCAGCTCCAGGTGATAAAGGTGCCTCCCTCCTCGCCTTTCATCAAGAAACCCATACAGCACCTCCGCGCCGTCGTAGGTCTCCTTTTCCTCGTCCCCCTCATCCAGCGGAGGGAGGCCTACCAGGTCCCCTCGGGCCACAGTCCCATCGAGGAAGGCGACCACCTCTACATCCTCGCCCGCCCCGAAGACTTCCCCACGCTCTACAAGGCCATAGGCATCACCCCCGAGGAGATAAAGAAGATCGTCCTGGTGGGCGGCGGCGAGTTGGGCTGCTACATCCTCGACATGCTCAATGCACGAAGGGAGGAGGGCGGCTTCTTCCGCCACCTCTTCAGGCGTATCTTCACCCCCCACCGCTACCAGTTCCACATCATCGACCAGGACTACGACCGCTGCAAATACCTCGCCCACCGGTACCCCGACGCCACGGTGAGCAACGTGGACATCTCCCAGGAAGGCTTCATGGAGGAGGGGAACCTCGAGGGGTACGACGTCGTGATCACCGCCACCCAGAGTCAGGAGCTCAACCTGCTCACCGCCCTCTACGCCAAGAAGGTGGGGGTGCGCAAGTCCATCGCCGTGGTCCACCGCATCCCCTTCATGCACCTGGGGGAACAGCTCGGCCTGGACGTGACCGTGAGCCTCAACCACGCCGTGCTCACCACCATCCTCAAGGCCATCTACCAGGAGAAGGTGCACACCATCTACCCCATCTCGGGGAGTCCGTACGAGCTGGTGGAGACCGTGATCCTCCCCACCTCCCCGTTCATCGGGAAGAAGATAAAGGAGCTCGGGCTCCCGGGGGAGACGCTCATCCTCCTCATCACCCGTAAGGAGGAGCAGATCATCCCCACAGGGGACACGGAGCTGAGGGAGGGCGACAAGCTGGTACTCATCTTCAACCAGACACACCGGCAGAAGGTGGAGGAGTTCTTCGCGTGATCCACCTGAAGGGAATCGCCCGCCTCCTGGGGTTCCTCCTCTTCCTGCTCGCAGGGTTCCTCCTCATTCCCCTGGGCATCGCCCTCTTCGAGGGGCCACGCACGTGGCAGGCCTTTCTCTTCACCATGATCATCATGGCAGTCTCGGGCCTCGTCCTGCTCCTCGTGTCCACGGGGGAGCGCTTCATCAAGCTTCAGGTCCGCCACGCCTTCCTCTTCGTCACCTTGAGCTGGATCTCGGCAGCCGGATTCGGGGCCCTTCCCTTCACCCTCTCGGGGAGCATCCCCTCTTACACCGACGCCTTTTTCGAGACCATGTCGGGGTTCACCACCACAGGGGCCTCCATACTCACCGAGATCGAGGGGCTGCCCCGTTCGATCCTCTTCTGGCGCTCGCTCACCCACTGGCTCGGCGGTATGGGAATCGTGGTGCTCACCGTGGCACTCCTCCCGCTCCTCGGGGTCGCGGGGGCCCAGCTCTTCAAGGCCGAGTCACCCGGCCCCACCCTCGAGAAGGTGACTCCCACCATCGCCCAGACCGCGAAGGTGCTCTGGAAGATCTACGTGGGGTTCACGGCGGCCGAGACCGTGCTCCTCATGCTGGGCGGGATGGACCTCTTCGACGCACTCACCCACACCTTCGGCACCCTGGCCACCGGCGGGTTCTCCCCCCGGAATCAGAGCGTGGGGGCCTACCGCTCGGCCTATGTCGACGTGGTGATCACGGTCTTCATGCTCATGGCGGGATTCAACTTCGGTCTCTATCACAGGGTGTGGTCGGGAAAGGGCCGGGATATCCTGAGGAACACCGAGGCCAGGGCATACGCCGGCATATTCGCAGTGTCGACTCTCGCCGTGGCCTTCGCGGTGCGGCCTCTCTATGGATCCCTCCTCAACGCCCTGCGATACGCCGGCTTCCAGGTGGCTTCCCTCCTCACCACGACCGGGTTCGCCACGACCGATTTCGATGCCTGGCCTGCCTTTGCAAAGGGCGTGCTCTTCTTCCTCATGTTCGTGGGGGGATGCTCGGGATCCACGGGAGGCGGGATCAAGGTGATAAGGCTCGTCACCCTGGCCAAGCAGGCGGTGGTGGAGTTGAAATACCTCCTCTTTCCCTACGGTGTCTTCAGGCCCCGCGTCAACGGAGAGCCGGTGAGGAAGGATTTCCTCATGAGCATCTCGGGGTTCTTCTTCCTTTATATAGCGATTCTTCTCGCCGTGACGCTGGTGGTGACCTCGGGAGGATACGACCTCACCACCTCGTTCTCCTCGGCGCTCGTCACCCTGGGGAACATAGGACCGGGATTTGCAAAGATAGGACCGACTCAGAACTACGCCTTTCTCCCCGCCTACATCAAGTGGGTGCTCTCCGTCGCCATGCTCCTGGGAAGGCTCGAGCTCTACACGGTACTGGTGGTGTTCCATCCCAGGTTCTGGCGGTAGGACGTTATTGACGTGAGTGGCGAATACTCTTTAGAGTAACGACATACCCGAGAGGAGGCCGAGCCATGGCGCAGACACCGAAGATCCCCTTGAGGAGCAGCATCACCACGAGCGGAAGGCTCATGGCGGGCGCCCGGAGTCTCTGGCGGGCGGCCGGCATGAAGGAGGAGATGATCGGCAAGCCGGTGATCGCCATCGCCAACTCGTTCACCCAGTTCGTGCCGGGACACACCCACCTTCACGAGATAGGCCAGTACGTCAAAAAAATCATCGAGAGCCGCGGTTTCTTCGCGGCCGAGTTCAACACCATCGCCATCGACGACGGGATCGCCATGGGGCACGATGGGATGCTCTATTCCCTCCCCTCGCGCGATCTCATCGCCGACAGTGTGGAGTACATGGTGAACGCCCACAAGGCGGACGCCCTGGTCTGCATCAGCAACTGCGACAAAATCACGCCCGGCATGCTCATCGCGGCCATGCGTCTCAACATACCCACCATCTTCGTGAGCGGCGGTCCCATGGAGGCGGGCACCCTCGACGGGAAGAAGTACGACCTCGTGGACGCCATGGTGCTGGCGGCCGACGAGGAGGTCTCCGACGAGGAGATCTCCACCATAGAGCGGATCGCCTGTCCCACGTGCGGCTCGTGCTCGGGTATGTTCACCGCCAATTCCATGAACTGTCTCAACGAGGCGCTGGGTCTCGCCCTCCCGGGTAACGGCACGGTGGTGGCCACCCACAAGAACAGGATCAGGCTCTTCGAGCAGGCCGCCCATCGCATCTGCGATCTGGTGGAGGAATACTACTACGAGGGCGACGACAGGCACCTTCCCCGGTCGATCGCCACCCGCGAGGCCTTCATGAACGCCATGGCCCTCGACATCGCCATGGGAGGATCCACCAACACGGTGCTCCACATCCTCGCGATCGCCCGTGAGGCGGGGGTGGCGTTCACCCTCGAGGACATCGACGGGCTCTCCAGGCGGATCCCCTGTATCTGCAAGGTGGCACCCAGCTCGGAGTACCACGTGGAGGACGTGAACCGCGCCGGGGGCATACTCGGGATCATGGGCGAGCTCGAACGGGCGGGACTCCTCCACACCGAGGTGTACCGGGTCGACGGCCTCACCCTCGGGGAGGCCATCGCGCGCTACGACATAAGGCGTCCCACGGCCACCGAGGAGGCGCGCCGCCTCTATGCGAGCGCCCCCGCGGGGAGGCCGAGCCTCACCATGGGCTCGCAGGAGAGCTACTTCAAGGAGCTCGACCTCGACAGGGAGAAGGGCTGCATCCGCGACGTGGAACACGCCTACTATCCCGACGGCGGGCTTGCGGTCCTCTACGGGAACATCGCCAGACGCGGGTGCGTGGTGAAAACCGCAGGCGTGGATCCGAGCATCTTCCACTTCAAAGGACCTGCGAAGGTCTTCGAGTCGCAGGAGGAGGCCTGCGAGGGCATCCTCGACCCCGAACGTGTGAAGGCGGGAGACGTGGTGGTCATCCGCTACGAGGGGCCGAAGGGGGGACCGGGGATGCAGGAGATGCTCTACCCCACCTCCTACCTCAAGGCCCGCCACCTGGGCAAGGAGTGCGCCCTCATCACCGACGGCCGGTTCAGCGGCGGCACCTCGGGACTCTCCATCGGGCACGTCTCCCCCGAGGCGGCCGAAGGGGGTGAGATCGCCCTCCTACGGGACGGCGACGTCATAGAGATCGATATCCCCAACCGGCGGATCAACGTGCTGCTCTCCGACGAGGAGCTCGCCCAGCGAAGGAAGGAAGAAGAGGCCCGAGAACGGCCCTACACCCCCAGGACGAGAAACCGGCCCGTCTCCAAGGCCCTCAGGGCCTACGCCCTGCTCGCCACCTCGGCGGATACCGGTGCGGCACGGAAGCTGCCTGACGAGGAATAGGGAAGAGACCCGTCCTCCTTGGAAGGGGCTCCACCGGAAGGAAGGGGAAGGGGGCCGATCCCCCGCTGAGAGGGAATCTCTCAACACCACCGGAAGGGCAGGAGCTCCTTCAGGGCCACCACCCGATCCCGGGCCACCACTACGGCGGTCCGTTCGTTCTCGTCGTCGATCTGCAGCATGAACTCCCTGCATCTCCCACAGGGGGGAATGATGTGTCCCCCTTCCGTGATCGCTGCCACCATCTCGATACGTGTCTCCCGATGCTTCAGCATCTCAGCGATAGCAGCATGCTCGGCACAGAAACCGATACCGCAGGAAACATCGATACTGATCCCGGTGTAGATCCTTCCTGATGCAGTACGTATCGCCGCAGCCACACCCCCCGCCGACATCCACTCCCTGGACAATCTGAATGCCCCGAGGTACTTTCTCGCTTCCTCTATGAGCGATGCCACCTCATCCATCTTCCCGATCCCTCCCTCCCGCGGCATCATCGGTCGGGATACTGAACGGGCGAGGATCGAAGCGCTCGCTCCCCAGCCAGAGGTCTATCTTCGTGCCCTCCTCCGTCCGGGATACAGTGGCGTGCTTCACCTGCCACCCTATCATCTCGAGGCGCGAGGTACCGCGTTGAAAGCCCCGCCCACCACCCACACATATGCCGCCGAGGCAAAGCCCAAGAGCCCCATGTTCATAAGGCTTCCCCCAGGCGCCACCATCGTCACGAAGTCGGAGGGAAGTCTGCCCGGGATGCTTTGGATCGACCGAAGCTCCCTGAACCCCCCGCCGCGGGAGAAGATGAGTCCTGCGAGGACCAGGGTGAGAGAGAGGAGAGGGACGAGCAGAACCATCGCAAGGGGAGGATCTTCGAGGAGACGGACCCCCAACGGGAGGAGACTGTCGGCCGAATCGAGGATCGAGGCGATGAAGAGCCCCAGGAAACCGGCGGTGAACCCGATGTTGTAGAGGTTGTATCCCTGATGCAGGTGGAGGAGTGCCACCCCCACGGGGGGATGAGCATACCCACCAGAATGGAGGCCCCCACCCCGAGGACGGCTGAAAGAGGCAACGGGAGTCCAAGCTCGAAGATGAGATACGTCGTGAGGGGACCGAGGGCCGTACCGAAGAGGGCGAAGAGGATGTAGGATTTGAACGGCTTTCTCATGAGGAGGGAAGAGAAGTACACTCCGAGTATGATCGGAGCGATGTTCAGTATGGTCTTTCCGAAGAGCGCGAATCCCATCAGCGTGAAAACCGCGGCCATGGTGGGACCTGCGAGAAGCACGCCGCTCCATCGAATGAGGAGCAGGCCGAAGATTCCCACGAGGACAGCGTTCAGGAACGCTCCCCCCACCCCACCCCATGAGGCGAAGTCGTTCAACAACCTCGCAGGAGAGGTCTGCAATCTCACGAATCCTCTCAAGGCCTGGATCAGTCCATCCTCAGCAAGGCCGAGACCAAGGAATTCCAGGAGCACGATCCCCATCACCACATAGAGAAATCGTTCATTCCGTTCCACGGCTGGCTCCCACCGGAAGATCCGCGATATTCTAACACACATCTAGGATTTGTCAAATGAAATATATCAGATCTCAGAAAGGACCGGTGAAGACCTGCCAGGAGGGCGCCCCTCCCAAGAGAGGCACCCAGTGGAAGAGAGAGACATGTCTCCACACATAGTCATTCACCGTTGAGGCATTTCGAGACAGAGGGAAAAGGACGCAAGGCCACACGGAGGCAGGACCTCCTCCGTGCCTTCAGTCTTCGCTTTTCTGTGCTCCACCACACAGGGCGATGATGGGCGAGATGATGAGTCCCAGTCCCAGCCCGGCGAGGATGCACCCCACAAAGGCAAACACCGATGCCTGGAGGAAGAAGAATCCCACCCCCAACCCGATCATCAGCCCGCCAGCTATCGCGAGCTCACTCTTGTCCTCGTGCTTCTTCTGTTTCTGTTGTTCTTTCATTGGTACGACACTATCATGCGGGGGGAGAAGAGACAACCCATTATGACTCCAAACAGAGGGACGGGGTTTCATCCCGTCCCTCCCGCACGTGTGACTCACGATCTCTCAAGATGAAAGCGACTCGCTGCACCTCTTGATGATGTCTGTGAGCATCTCTTCGGTGAAGGCACCTCCGCTGAAGTTCACCAGATCCCTCAAGGGGAGGTACCTGATGATCGCCTGTGCCATGTTCGGGCTCCGCTTCATGATCCCCTCCATCGGGCCGCCAGGCCGGGTGAGCCCTGCCACCACCTCTTCGCCGATGGACCTGGTGGCAGGATGGGCAAGGAGATCCCCCAGGAGGGTGTTCCGACCCACCTCGAAGGGCACACGATCGTTCGACCGCAGGGTCACCCGCTCCGAGAGCCGGATATCCCGCGAGGAGGCACCCACCAGGATCTCGAACTCACCTTCCTCCACCACCCAGTCCTGCACCTCGGGCTCGTAGTAGGCAAAGGCCCGCCTATCGAGGGTGAAGCGCACGGTCTTCTCCTCTCCCGGTTCGAGAAAGACCTTCTCGAAGCCCTTGAGCTCCTTCTCAGGCCGCACCACCGAGCTCTCCACGTCCCGCACGTAGAGCTGCACCACCTCTTTCCCGGCCCGCTTCCCCACATTCTTCACCGAGACCTCCACCACCAGCTGATCGTCGGCCGATACTTCCCCGGCGCTCACCTTCATCCCGGTATAGGCGAACTCGGTGTAGCTGAGCCCGAACCCAAAGGGGAAGAGCACCTCCTTCCCCACCGTGTCGTAGTAGCGGTAGCCCACGAAGATACCCTCCCGGTACTCGACCCTGTCCCGTTCGCCCGGGAACCAGAGGTAGCAGGGAGTATCCTCCAGGCGCTGCGGGAATGTCTCCGCGAGCTTCCCGCTGGGAGAGACCACCCCCGCCAGGATGTCCGCCACCGCGCCGCCCACTCCCTGGCCGCCCAGGTAGGCCTCCAGCACCGCCTTCACCCTTCCCAGCCACGGCATGCGCACCGGCGCGCCGTTGTGGAGCACCACCACCGTGTGGGGCTGCACCGCTGCCACGGCCTCCACCAGCCGGTTGTGGCTCTCGGGCAGCTCCAGGTGCTCCCTGTCGTATCCCTCCGACTCCCACTCCTCCGGAAGCCCCACACACACCACCGCCACCTCCGCAGCCTTCGCCGCCTCGCACGCCTCCTGGATGAGCCGCTCGTCCACCTTCCCCTCCTCCCCCGGCACATAGCCCGGCACATAGGAGATCTCCGCTCCCTCGAGGACCTTCGGCAGCTCCGCGTAGAGGCTCTCCACCTTGAAGGCGTTGATGTGGGAGCTCCCGCCCCCCTGGAAGCGGGGATGCCGGGCAAAGGCGCCCACCAGCGCCACCCTCCTCACCCCTTCGAGAGGGAGGATCCCCTCCTCGTTCTTGAGGAGCACCATGCACTCCCGCGCCGTCTCCCTCGCGAGACGGTGGTGCGCCTCCTTGTCGTAGGTACCCGAATGGGCCTCCCCGGCCCGCGCGAGCACACCCAGTATCCGCTCCACGGCCCTGTCGAGCACCTCCTCGGAGAGCCGCCCCTCCTTCACCGCCTTCACCAGCTTGCCCGGCCCCACCCCGAAGCTGCTCGGCATCTCCAGATCCATCCCGGCCTTGAGCGCCTCCACAATCTCGTCCACCGCCCCCCAGTCGGACATCACGAACCCGTCGAACCCCCACTCCTCCCTGAGCACCCGGGTGAGGAGAAACGAGCTCTCCGTGCAGTACGCCCCGTTCACCCGGTTGTAGGCGGCCATCACGGTCCACGGACGGCCCCCCTTCACCGCCCTCTCGAACGCCGCCAGGTAGATCTCGCGCAGGGCGCGCTCGTCGATCACCGCATCCGCACTCATCCTGCGGTGTTCCTGGTTGTTCGCCACATAGTGCTTGACCGAGGTCCCCACCCCCTGCTCCTGCACCCCCCGGATGTAGGCCGCCGCGAGCTCGCCCGCGAGGTACGGATCCTCGGAATAGTACTCGAAGTTCCTCCCGCAGAGGGGCGAGCGCTTTATATTGATCGCAGGACCCAGGAGCACGTCGATCCCCTCGGCCCTCGCCTCCTCGCCGAGCACCCGACCCAGCCGATGGAGCAACTCCCTGTCCCAGGAACTCGCGAGCGCCACCCCCGAGGGGAAACACACGGCCGGCACCGTCATCTCCTCGGCATCCACCTCCGTCCCCTCCTTCATCTTCCTGAGCCCATGCGGCCCATCGGAGAGGAGCATGGACCGCACCCCCAGCTCCGGAATATCCACCGTGAACCAGAAGTCCTTCCCGCTACACAAGGCAGCCTTCTGTTCGAGCGAAAGTCGTGCAACAATATCCTTCACCTGCATACCGTATCCTCCATACATTTGATCTCCCGTATCGATCACACCTGGAGGCCCACGCCCCCGCTTCTATCGCTTCCGGTGTGAGAGAAGCCACTGGTAGATGTCCTCACCTGCATACACCCGCACCCACACATCGTGTCCCATATCCTGTTCCGTGGTGAACCGGTAATCCCTGTGCCCCAGCTCCTCCAGACGGATGAAGGCGGGGAAGAACAGACTCGTAGGCACCACCGGATCCCTTCCGCCGGAAAAGCACCAGATGGGCATCCTCGCCTCTGCGAGCGGCTCCATCATCTCCGGGTAACCGAATCCCACCACCGGGGCGATGGCCGCGAAACGCTC from Spirochaeta thermophila DSM 6192 includes these protein-coding regions:
- a CDS encoding sialate O-acetylesterase; this translates as MRGGRGYRLLALMSSILLLVGCMTMEKTAEPLVPLKTSRLFLNNMVLQREVPVPVWGTGHPGLTVEVRFRDQVKRSVVDEEGRWMVWLDPMEASTRDEEMTISYVLSERDRRRIAGEPEVRVLRGVLVGDVWLCAGQSNMEMGMAAIADRDRELEDIDYPHIRLYLIPKSTGPFPERDVPGAWFPSEREYLVTGGWFGFSAVAYTFGRKLHKELGVPIGLIQAAYGGSPIHAWIPEEELRAFPELARYAEMIEEARAEYEEALRRDPAARHPWEGITDYDKLKPATIYNAMVAPLVPLALKGVIWYQGESDVGDGPLYTVKMRALIQGLRRLFGDPALPFFFAQIAPWDYGTEGLLPRFWEAQVAVLEVPHTGMAPTVDVGDPDDIHPRRKREVGDRLALLALRDVYGRDDIDPFPPTAVRVVREPSGIRVVFAHAERLVTHDGNPPREFSVVRSSGEVVSAPALIEGQSVLLQVEHPEEVREVRYAWRNTPQVNLFDESGLPAMPFSLRVE
- the trkA gene encoding Trk system potassium transporter TrkA, with the protein product MKIIIHGAGRVGFQLARTLIQEGHAITIIEQDPALARHAANLLDCFVLNEPGNQIETLRKAEVDKADYFVSVTDSDEINIISCGLAKSVFHTPKTIARVRKFDYSASEVLETPLFGIDIIINPEIETARMVVRAIQSGAMSPISLFETSHFQLQVIKVPPSSPFIKKPIQHLRAVVGLLFLVPLIQRREAYQVPSGHSPIEEGDHLYILARPEDFPTLYKAIGITPEEIKKIVLVGGGELGCYILDMLNARREEGGFFRHLFRRIFTPHRYQFHIIDQDYDRCKYLAHRYPDATVSNVDISQEGFMEEGNLEGYDVVITATQSQELNLLTALYAKKVGVRKSIAVVHRIPFMHLGEQLGLDVTVSLNHAVLTTILKAIYQEKVHTIYPISGSPYELVETVILPTSPFIGKKIKELGLPGETLILLITRKEEQIIPTGDTELREGDKLVLIFNQTHRQKVEEFFA
- a CDS encoding TrkH family potassium uptake protein — its product is MIHLKGIARLLGFLLFLLAGFLLIPLGIALFEGPRTWQAFLFTMIIMAVSGLVLLLVSTGERFIKLQVRHAFLFVTLSWISAAGFGALPFTLSGSIPSYTDAFFETMSGFTTTGASILTEIEGLPRSILFWRSLTHWLGGMGIVVLTVALLPLLGVAGAQLFKAESPGPTLEKVTPTIAQTAKVLWKIYVGFTAAETVLLMLGGMDLFDALTHTFGTLATGGFSPRNQSVGAYRSAYVDVVITVFMLMAGFNFGLYHRVWSGKGRDILRNTEARAYAGIFAVSTLAVAFAVRPLYGSLLNALRYAGFQVASLLTTTGFATTDFDAWPAFAKGVLFFLMFVGGCSGSTGGGIKVIRLVTLAKQAVVELKYLLFPYGVFRPRVNGEPVRKDFLMSISGFFFLYIAILLAVTLVVTSGGYDLTTSFSSALVTLGNIGPGFAKIGPTQNYAFLPAYIKWVLSVAMLLGRLELYTVLVVFHPRFWR
- the ilvD gene encoding dihydroxy-acid dehydratase, with protein sequence MAQTPKIPLRSSITTSGRLMAGARSLWRAAGMKEEMIGKPVIAIANSFTQFVPGHTHLHEIGQYVKKIIESRGFFAAEFNTIAIDDGIAMGHDGMLYSLPSRDLIADSVEYMVNAHKADALVCISNCDKITPGMLIAAMRLNIPTIFVSGGPMEAGTLDGKKYDLVDAMVLAADEEVSDEEISTIERIACPTCGSCSGMFTANSMNCLNEALGLALPGNGTVVATHKNRIRLFEQAAHRICDLVEEYYYEGDDRHLPRSIATREAFMNAMALDIAMGGSTNTVLHILAIAREAGVAFTLEDIDGLSRRIPCICKVAPSSEYHVEDVNRAGGILGIMGELERAGLLHTEVYRVDGLTLGEAIARYDIRRPTATEEARRLYASAPAGRPSLTMGSQESYFKELDLDREKGCIRDVEHAYYPDGGLAVLYGNIARRGCVVKTAGVDPSIFHFKGPAKVFESQEEACEGILDPERVKAGDVVVIRYEGPKGGPGMQEMLYPTSYLKARHLGKECALITDGRFSGGTSGLSIGHVSPEAAEGGEIALLRDGDVIEIDIPNRRINVLLSDEELAQRRKEEEARERPYTPRTRNRPVSKALRAYALLATSADTGAARKLPDEE
- a CDS encoding cytidine deaminase family protein; amino-acid sequence: MDEVASLIEEARKYLGAFRLSREWMSAGGVAAAIRTASGRIYTGISIDVSCGIGFCAEHAAIAEMLKHRETRIEMVAAITEGGHIIPPCGRCREFMLQIDDENERTAVVVARDRVVALKELLPFRWC
- a CDS encoding DUF1576 domain-containing protein gives rise to the protein MVLLVPLLSLTLVLAGLIFSRGGGFRELRSIQSIPGRLPSDFVTMVAPGGSLMNMGLLGFASAAYVWVVGGAFNAVPRASR
- a CDS encoding glycoside hydrolase family 3 C-terminal domain-containing protein; the encoded protein is MQVKDIVARLSLEQKAALCSGKDFWFTVDIPELGVRSMLLSDGPHGLRKMKEGTEVDAEEMTVPAVCFPSGVALASSWDRELLHRLGRVLGEEARAEGIDVLLGPAINIKRSPLCGRNFEYYSEDPYLAGELAAAYIRGVQEQGVGTSVKHYVANNQEHRRMSADAVIDERALREIYLAAFERAVKGGRPWTVMAAYNRVNGAYCTESSFLLTRVLREEWGFDGFVMSDWGAVDEIVEALKAGMDLEMPSSFGVGPGKLVKAVKEGRLSEEVLDRAVERILGVLARAGEAHSGTYDKEAHHRLARETARECMVLLKNEEGILPLEGVRRVALVGAFARHPRFQGGGSSHINAFKVESLYAELPKVLEGAEISYVPGYVPGEEGKVDERLIQEACEAAKAAEVAVVCVGLPEEWESEGYDREHLELPESHNRLVEAVAAVQPHTVVVLHNGAPVRMPWLGRVKAVLEAYLGGQGVGGAVADILAGVVSPSGKLAETFPQRLEDTPCYLWFPGERDRVEYREGIFVGYRYYDTVGKEVLFPFGFGLSYTEFAYTGMKVSAGEVSADDQLVVEVSVKNVGKRAGKEVVQLYVRDVESSVVRPEKELKGFEKVFLEPGEEKTVRFTLDRRAFAYYEPEVQDWVVEEGEFEILVGASSRDIRLSERVTLRSNDRVPFEVGRNTLLGDLLAHPATRSIGEEVVAGLTRPGGPMEGIMKRSPNMAQAIIRYLPLRDLVNFSGGAFTEEMLTDIIKRCSESLSS